A genomic stretch from Diachasmimorpha longicaudata isolate KC_UGA_2023 chromosome 2, iyDiaLong2, whole genome shotgun sequence includes:
- the LOC135173106 gene encoding inactive tyrosine-protein kinase 7-like — protein MNVFLPSLIFLLLGNFGHGQEDGLSFTVSPADHSVVEGSPVRLRCETQPRLGVNYSWKLDGQPLAPSPRRHQVDSDLYITRVNRILDSGNFVCVAYHEPSGNTIESSPAKIDVQWISEASVALESPKFSSLVRLGSEIELRCHVDGSGEMKYEWYKNTHSLVMADGRIETKKKRKLSIHNANSQDSGVYTCKAKNEAGYSLIKESFPLVIPSNETATIKVVPQNIIVKRGESTSFHCVYEDADRVEWFFNDNGPLVDDEERVIFDNGTLLLRSVEQRDQGIYACHGVRDETRQIYTAELYIAFIKNLTDASFEPSLSNQQAIVGRDQELQVSCLEPRGLPTPRIFWRDPRNHIISDSGAVRSQDNTLIISKARSPEDNGNYTCVAENLAGITEILVQVIVSTPSTLLSSPQSLSVMESDPVTLSCSYSGLPPPVTTVQWLKDSEPLKETGGPTRYRMINHHGNVSLHFKSISLSDRGTYNCEIQTKGFSSIRSKPATVSIQEKLKFSPPPVDKKLELNSTAKVYCKAQGSTNPTVKWMKSGVGDKFPEHIQDINGTLHFNGVVESDKGQYICMATNAQGSINHTIDIEVVIAPQFKKLPQDPTYVLEGTPILLECVALGKPTPQIHWDKNSKLGNLGDRSQVLGNGSLYIREAFMTDAGQYGCTAGNSGGLKRIEVQLIVKPRDESRYDMDMENYDGSMMTKTVTITLSVAAAYMVLVIGLMLYCRYRRRRRKQQYLQEQADDKLENGDVHEEQTELKEMNHKGANSKKKDRDSHRSDGGETAQSQSSNHSRKSKSSYDKLAISRSYLGDLKPLGRGEFGEVFSTRYQVDSEKEQIVLVKSLLNTKDENILQEFKRHLDMFHKLNHDNVAKLVGLCREGEPDYMILEYTDWGELKQFLVASRKDETGALGVESKARAPQLSVAQILALASHAANGLKHLADNRMVHKDIAARNCLIASNLSLKISMTSMTKEPYQQEYTKHNNQVIPLRWLPYEAVYEDEYSTKSDVYSFSCLVWEIFHQGELPFNKFNDETVLTMLNVGSLEWKAHKAAPPALQELQEKCWSKDPRERPSFDDVVLKIGEIVVDSCL, from the exons GAAATTTCGGTCATGGCCAGGAGGACGGCTTGTCTTTCACCGTGAGTCCTGCTGATCATTCTGTTGTAGAGGGATCACCCGTGCGTCTCCGATGTGAGACGCAGCCCAGACTTGGTGTCAATTATTCATGGAAACTCGATGGACAGCCCCTAGCACCCAGTCCACGAAGGCATCAAGTTGACAGTGATCTCTACATCACTCGTGTCAACAGAATTTTGGACAGTGGAAACTTTGTTTGTGTTGCTTACCATGAACCAAGTGGAAATACTATCGAGAGTTCGCCAGCGAAAATCGATGTGCAAT GGATAAGTGAAGCGAGTGTTGCCCTGGAATCGCCCAAGTTTTCATCGTTAGTGCGACTGGGTAGTGAAATTGAATTGCGATGTCACGTCGACGGTTCGGGGGAAATGAAATACGAGTGGTACAA GAATACCCACAGCTTGGTAATGGCTGATGGCAGAATTGAGACGAAAAAGAAGcgaaaattatcaattcacAATGCAAATTCCCAAGACAGCGGAGTGTACACGTGCAAAGCGAAGAACGAAGCGGGTTATTCGTTAATTAAGGAGAGCTTTCCACTGGTAATACCGTCGAATGAGACGGCTACAATAAAAGTTGTACCCCAGAATATCATAGTGAAGCGCGGCGAATCGACGTCCTTTCACTGTGTTTACGAAGATGCTGATAGAGTTGAGTGGTTTTTCAACGACAATGGTCCCCTCGTTGATGACGAGGAACGGGTGATTTTCGATAATGGTACTTTGCTGCTGCGTTCCGTTGAGCAACGTGATCAGGGCATCTATGCTTGCCACGGGGTCAGGGACGAAACGAGACAGATTTACACAGCTGAACTTTATATTGCTT TTATAAAAAACCTGACAGACGCGAGTTTCGAGCCGTCCCTTTCGAACCAACAGGCAATAGTCGGCCGAGACCAAGAACTCCAGGTGAGTTGTTTGGAGCCCCGAGGACTACCTACTCCCCGCATATTTTGGCGCGATCCTCGCAACCACATCATCAGCGATAGCGGTGCAGTACGCAGCCAGGACAATACCCTGATAATCTCGAAGGCCCGAAGCCCCGAGGATAACGGCAACTACACCTGCGTGGCGGAGAATCTGGCGGGCATCACCGAAATCCTCGTCCAAGTGATAGTCTCTACGCCTTCTACCCTCCTATCATCCCCTCAATCCTTATCAGTAATGGAGAGTGACCCCGTGACCCTATCGTGCTCCTATTCTGGTTTACCACCACCTGTGACAACAGTCCAGTGGCTGAAGGACTCAGAACCCCTGAAAGAGACCGGTGGCCCAACAAGATACAGAATGATAAATCATCATGGCAACGTGAGCCTGCACTTCAAGTCAATATCCTTATCAGACAGGGGTACGTATAACTGCGAAATTCAGACAAAAGGTTTTTCAAGTATTCGTTCAAAGCCGGCAACAGTCAGCATTCAGGAGAAACTAAAATTCTCACCGCCTCCAGTGgacaaaaaattggaattgaaTTCTACAGCTAAGGTATACTGCAAAGCCCAGGGCTCTACCAACCCCACAGTTAAGTGGATGAAATCAGGAGTTGGTGATAAATTTCCAGAGCACATACAGGATATCAATGGCACCCTGCACTTCAATGGAGTCGTTGAGAGTGATAAGGGCCAGTACATTTGCATGGCGACGAATGCCCAAGGATCGATCAACCACACAATTGACATTGAAGTAGTGATAGCCCCACAGTTCAAGAAACTTCCGCAGGATCCGACGTACGTACTGGAGGGGACACCTATTCTGCTGGAGTGTGTGGCATTGGGAAAGCCAACGCCGCAGATCCATTGGGACAAGAACTCGAAGCTTGGAAATTTGGGGGACAGATCCCAAGTGCTTGGTAATGGATCTCTGTACATCAGAGAGGCATTCATGACAGATGCTGGCCAGTATGGTTGCACAGCTGGAAACAGTGGTGGCCTCAAGCGCATTGAAGTTCAGCTGATTGTCAAGCCCAGAGATGAATCAAGGTACGACATGGATATGGAGAACTACGATGGCTCTATGATGACGAAGACAGTAACAATTACTCTGAGTGTTGCTGCTGCTTACATGGTCCTCGTGATTGGGCTAATGCTGTACTGCCGATACAGAAGACGCAGGAGGAAACAGCAGTATCTTCAGGAGCAAGCGGACGACAAGCTCGAGAACGGTGATGTTCACGAGGAGCAGACCGAGCTCAAGGAGATGAACCATAAGGGAGCGAACAGTAAGAAGAAGGATAGGGATTCGCACAGGAGCGATGGTGGGGAGACTGCTCAAAGTCAGAGTAGCAATCACTCGAGAAAGTCCAAGAGCAGTTACGATAAGCTTGCGATATCACGAAGTTATCTTGGGGATCTGAAACCACTGGGTCGGGGCGAATTTGGGGAAGTATTCTCCACTAGGTATCAAGTCGATTCTGAGAAAGAGCAGATTGTTCTTGTAAAGAGCCTCCTCAATACCAAGGACGAGAACATTCTGCAGGAATTCAAGAGGCATTTGGATATGTTCCACAAGTTGAATCATGATAATGTGGCGAAGTTGGTGGGCTTGTGCAGGGAGGGAGAGCCAGACTACATGATATTGGAGTATACGGATTGGGGTGAGTTGAAGCAATTTTTGGTCGCCTCGAGAAAGGATGAGACTGGCGCTTTGGGAGTCGAGAGCAAGGCTAGGGCTCCACAGCTGTCTGTTGCCCAAATTTTGGCATTGGCCAGTCACGCTGCCAATGGCCTCAAGCACTTGGCAGATAACCGAATGGTGCACAAGGATATTGCTGCGAGAAATTGTCTCATTGCCAGCAATTTGAGCCTCAAGATATCCATGACCAGCATGACTAAGGAGCCCTATCAGCAGGAATACACTAAACATAATAATCAGGTGATTCCTCTGAGGTGGCTGCCGTACGAAGCTGTTTACGAGGACGAGTACTCCACGAAGAGCGATGTTTACTCGTTCTCGTGTCTCGTTTGGGAGATATTCCATCAGGGGGAGCTGCCGTTTAACAAATTCAATGATGAAACTGTATTGACGATGCTGAATGTCGGCTCGCTTGAGTGGAAGGCCCACAAGGCTGCACCACCTGCTCTGCAGGAGCTCCAGGAGAAATGCTGGTCGAAAGATCCCAGGGAGCGGCCATCTTTTGATGATGTTGTATTAAAGATTGGAGAAATTGTCGTTGATAGTTGTCTGTAA